A genomic region of bacterium contains the following coding sequences:
- a CDS encoding AMP-binding protein — protein MVNNERDIEYLPHEEAMEFKTTRIRDLMTGEWQKASGFVKRLAEAGVTPEELKTSDDVRKFPILRKSEMTGIQSADPPFGSLITVPPGQLRRIYSSPGPIYVPDGRLQSYYRWERAFSACGITGGDIVLNCFNYHLTPAGAMFEEAAGNLGCAVIPAGIGNSEIQVREATHFKANVYVGLPSYLTVLIEKAKQVGLTMPLEKAFVIAEKLPESLRAEFQNNHGIKVRQGYGTAEVGAIAYECEEGKGMHFDPSVLLEILDPQTGGPVQPGEPGEVVVTVINPVNTLLRFATGDLSSAVYDECPCGRKSPRLTGILGRVDQVIKVRGLFVHPGQLAEVMSEFTEVDRFRAVITRDRAMDDMTIEVQSILSLAANTLEDIGKRLKDVLKLSTKAVQVEPGTIPEDAEPLDDRRKWE, from the coding sequence ATGGTCAATAATGAAAGGGATATCGAATACCTGCCCCACGAGGAGGCGATGGAATTTAAAACCACCCGGATCAGGGATCTCATGACCGGTGAGTGGCAAAAGGCTTCCGGGTTCGTCAAAAGGCTGGCCGAGGCCGGTGTCACTCCTGAAGAGCTCAAGACATCTGATGACGTTCGCAAATTCCCCATCCTCAGGAAGTCGGAGATGACTGGCATCCAGAGCGCAGACCCTCCCTTCGGCAGCCTGATAACCGTCCCGCCAGGCCAGTTAAGGAGGATCTACTCCTCACCCGGTCCCATTTATGTCCCCGACGGCCGCCTTCAGTCCTATTACCGATGGGAACGGGCCTTTTCAGCCTGCGGGATCACCGGGGGAGACATCGTCCTGAACTGTTTCAACTATCACCTGACCCCCGCCGGAGCCATGTTCGAGGAGGCAGCCGGGAACCTGGGCTGCGCTGTGATCCCGGCTGGTATCGGCAACAGCGAGATCCAGGTCAGGGAGGCCACTCATTTCAAAGCCAACGTCTACGTGGGCCTGCCGTCCTACCTTACGGTTCTCATCGAGAAGGCCAAGCAGGTCGGCCTGACCATGCCCCTGGAAAAAGCGTTCGTTATTGCCGAAAAACTTCCCGAGAGCCTGCGCGCAGAATTCCAGAACAACCACGGGATCAAAGTCCGTCAAGGCTACGGCACCGCCGAGGTGGGGGCTATCGCCTACGAATGTGAAGAAGGTAAAGGGATGCATTTCGACCCCTCAGTGCTCCTTGAGATCCTCGATCCCCAGACCGGTGGGCCGGTTCAGCCAGGAGAGCCGGGCGAGGTCGTTGTGACCGTCATCAACCCGGTCAACACACTTCTGCGGTTTGCGACCGGAGACCTTTCCTCAGCGGTATACGACGAATGCCCCTGTGGTAGAAAGAGCCCCCGCCTCACCGGGATCCTCGGCAGAGTGGACCAGGTGATCAAGGTCCGGGGACTGTTTGTTCACCCTGGACAGCTTGCCGAAGTCATGTCCGAATTTACCGAGGTAGATCGGTTCAGGGCTGTTATCACACGGGACCGGGCCATGGATGACATGACTATTGAGGTCCAAAGCATCCTTTCTTTAGCCGCGAACACTCTGGAGGACATAGGGAAAAGGCTCAAGGATGTCCTGAAGCTGA